One segment of Acidimicrobiales bacterium DNA contains the following:
- the murI gene encoding glutamate racemase: MNATDRPVAMFDSGFGGLTVARAVIDLLPHEHLVYFGDTARYPYGPRTHDEVRGFSRQITEWLVEAHDPKMIVVACNTASAVALDDLQDLVDVPVIGVIEPGLRSLLEVTVTGRVGMIATVGTVASGTYQGLADVLAPDVSLTCAACPGFVEFVERGETRSDQVHVLAQRLLAPVQEAKVDSLLLGCTHYPFLARTIADVMGRDVVLVSSADETAFEVQRAIDALGVARRGTDPAVRRFVSSGDVETFARLGRELLGPELDTVEAHQW, translated from the coding sequence ATGAACGCAACCGATCGCCCGGTGGCGATGTTCGACTCGGGATTCGGTGGTCTCACCGTGGCGCGAGCGGTGATCGACCTCCTTCCGCACGAGCATCTCGTCTACTTCGGCGACACGGCCCGCTATCCCTACGGACCCCGGACCCACGACGAGGTACGGGGTTTCTCGCGTCAGATCACCGAGTGGCTGGTCGAGGCCCACGATCCGAAGATGATCGTCGTCGCGTGCAACACGGCATCGGCCGTGGCCCTCGACGACTTGCAGGATCTGGTCGACGTCCCGGTGATCGGTGTGATCGAACCGGGGCTGCGGTCGTTGCTGGAGGTGACGGTCACCGGGCGCGTCGGCATGATCGCGACCGTCGGCACCGTCGCCAGCGGCACCTATCAGGGCCTGGCCGACGTGCTGGCCCCCGACGTCTCGTTGACGTGCGCCGCGTGTCCGGGGTTCGTCGAGTTCGTGGAGCGAGGCGAGACCCGCTCCGATCAGGTCCACGTGTTGGCCCAGCGACTGCTCGCTCCCGTCCAGGAGGCGAAGGTCGACAGCCTGCTCCTCGGCTGCACCCACTATCCGTTCCTGGCCCGCACGATCGCCGATGTCATGGGACGTGACGTGGTCCTGGTGTCGTCGGCCGACGAGACCGCCTTCGAGGTCCAGCGGGCGATCGACGCGCTCGGCGTCGCCCGGCGGGGCACCGATCCCGCGGTCCGCCGCTTCGTCTCCAGTGGTGATGTCGAGACGTTCGCACGGCTCGGCCGCGAGCTCCTGGGCCCCGAGCTCGACACCGTCGAGGCGCATCAGTGGTGA
- the rpmG gene encoding 50S ribosomal protein L33: MAASDKRPIIKLRSTAGTGYTYVTTKNKTNTRERIEIMKYDPKIRKHVMFKEER, from the coding sequence ATGGCTGCAAGCGACAAGCGTCCCATCATCAAGCTGCGTTCGACCGCGGGCACGGGCTACACCTACGTGACCACGAAGAACAAGACCAACACTCGTGAACGCATCGAGATCATGAAGTACGACCCCAAGATCCGCAAGCACGTGATGTTCAAAGAGGAGCGCTGA